tgtatttaccaaattttaacaacaaactaaatgtagatattttttataactttgcaaaaaagaaaagatatgaTTGAAAATGATATCAATGTGAACAGTTAAGTGTGTTGACCTGAGCCTGTTAGTGTGTGGCACCTTAGCCTTGTGGAAGccgtggagctcgccggcgtccgccGGGAACGGCATCCTCCGTTTGCGCCACGCCGCCCACAGCACGCGGCCGATCGCCGTGAGGGGGCTCCCCTGGGGCCTCCGGTACCGGTACctcggcgtgccggcggcgaacaccgccaccgcggcgaccatggcggcggccgacgcgccgTAGCCCCAGCCGCGGCCGACGTCCTCCTGCACGTACACCAGCGCGGTGACCGCGAGCACCGAGCCGAGGCTGATGCAGAAGTAGAAGCGGTTGAAGAAGAAGAGCATGGCCTTCCCCTCCCGGCGGTCGCGCCCGTCGAACTGGTCCGACCCGAACCCGGACACGTTCGCCTTCAgcccccccgcccccgccgccgccgtgtacaGCGCCGCGTACAGCATCGCCATctgcccgccgctcgccgccacgcACCCAccactctccgccgccgccgccgccgccaccgcgtcgccgcacggcggcggccgcattCCCGGCACTACCGTGCTCGCTGCCAGCAGGCTCACACCCTGCGCGTGTAGACGTCAGACAAGGGAGATCATGCTGTGTTGTGTGCTGCGCAGCTGCGGTACGTAcgatggcggcgatggtggcggagacggcgacggtgaggtAGCGGCCGAgcacggcgtcggcgaggaagccgccgaggagggcgaggaggtTGAGCGTGCCCAGGAAGTTGGTGACGATGTTGGCCGACCTGGCGTTGGAGAGGTGCAGGTCGCCGACGAGGTACGTCACCAGGTTCATCGAGATGCCCACCACGCACACGCGCTCCGCCAATTCCGTCCCTTATcacgacaaaaaaaaaaaaaactcgatcATCACAACCATGAACAAAAAACCGTCGTCGCAGTCGCACGctctcgcaaaaaaaaaaaaaacaaaaactaacagaaaaaaaaaagtacacccaaCAGGCCGGCGTGACCAAGCACAAGTGCACAACGTACACACACACATGCCATACCTAGGATGAGACCGGCTCCGAGCCATCCTCCGGTCCGGTCCTTGTCCACCGGGTTTCCCCTGAAATCCAccaccacgccgtcgtcgccgccatgaaCGCCGGCAGAAACCTACAGCGTGTACACGCATACAGTTAAAGAAAGATCCAATAAGCATCGACTTACTCTACTAAGCGTATTACATCACGCATCAGCGTCTTAATCGAGTTCCCTACTACGACGCACCATGTTGCGCACGGGAGGGCGAGGAGCAGCAACTTTGCGAGGTTGGCCTGTAAGAAGGGAGGAATGAACCTATATATATAGCAGAGGGAAAAGATAAGTGCTTGAGAGGTTTCGATTCCACTCTTGCAGTGTGTGTGATCGTTCTCTACTCTCCCTCGTCTCATTTTATTCCTGCTTTTAATTACTGCCCTCTTCCGGGTTTCCGGTAGATCAAGACAAGTGGAAATGATTACGAAATGCTCCAAAGTAGAAGTGGAAATGGCGACTAAAGTTTGCCCTGGAGGACAAGTTGTAAGTTGTAACGCAAGGTTTAGTAGAGAAAGTTGAAATTTTGACAAATCAACccttttagaaaacttatttcaaaaatagatcgtGCAAAAAACTTATCCTAAAGATAAACTATTGGCTCATCATCATCGGGGTTAGCACTAAAGTGTAAGGTTTTAACACCATGGTTATTGGCACCGACATTTCATCTGAGGTGGCTCTATTTTTTTATGCCATAGGAGATCAATGCCATTGCCATATTACTTGGCGCTGAGCAACAAACAACATCAATAATGTTGCAGGCCCTAAGTACAAACATGTGCTCAGCTAGTGTAGTGGCAAAAGTCTTAGATTTTCATTGTGGTGCCGGTTCGAAACTCATGTTGCTCATATCACCACTCCACCATAAGCGCACATGCATAGAAAAAGATCATGCATCACATTTTATTAGTACTAACAGCTCCATGTTGCCATGGCGCTAAAAAGATACCTAAACGCCAACCCCGATGACACCATGGCCAAATAAGTTTTCCAAAAAGGttaatttgtcaaaatttaggggggggggggggtgttagAACCGAAAAGCACGGATGGACCGATCATCGGTGGGCAGAGAAAACTGAAGCCATCGTTTGGATTCTTTCTCCTCACACCCCAGTGTAGTTAACGTTTGCCTGTTGTTTTTGCAGTTGGAACCTGCATCAAGAGAGTTAACcaccaaattttgaatttaaatttattttttaagataataaaaATGGTTTGTATCCCTGTACTATGGACACACAACTACTCTTAAAACTAGTGGAAACCCTGCTCGTTGCAGCGAAATATTTTGTTGAGATTGGTGGTTGCATTTGATAAATTGAGGTGGTATAAAAATCCCTCACCATTGAATTGGGCCACGATCAAATTAGATGGGCCTCCCGTGATGGAAAATATAGCCTAACGTGGTGACGTGTGAGATGGATTGAGATGTGTTTTTTATCCAACGGTTCAGAGATGATCAAATCTACTGATCAAACGGCTGAGAATTAACGATGGTGTTAGTGGgtcataattttataattttatagtaagaagagattagaaaaaaaataaataaggtgATGGAACCAACCCCAACTCCCACTGATAGAAGAATTTGAATTTATTATATGTGCTTTGCCTTATAAGACCTTAATTCTTGTAATGCGCATatttactgatttttttttgaaacggcATATATATTTACGGAATATATGTAACGTGCGTTCAGCGTTCGTGAACAATGATTGGAACTAAATGGAAACACGTACTACTGCTTAATTTTACTTTCTGAGTTTCTGGGTGATTGTCTTGCCGTCTGTTTCACTGTCATGCCGTGTTTCTCATTAACTCATTGTAGCGTGGCATAACTCTTTTTCCCCGAAATACTTCGTACATTAAAATTTTCCAGAAACAGTAAATGCTCGcacgcacgcatgcatgcaagccGTACCGTGCTTAAATTTGATGGAACAAAAATCCTACTACTCCTGCTACGTATACCAGCTATTTTGTGTTCTCGACGATGTTGCAAGAGTGCTGCACGGGTGGGGCTCCCGGCGGCGTGGACGTTTCtaccgggcggcggcgaggcaagaTATACCCAGCTATTTTGGATGCACGCATGTGAcaatttgtgaattgtgatcgaTTTGGCTCGTGCTACGGTGGGGCCGTTGCTAGGCTGCGAATCTCCtatttctccttctctctcctttttttttttcaggtatcCTATTTCTCCATTCAtggtagggatggcaattttacGCATGGGTGTGGGTGTGATTGTGATTTTTTATCCGTGGATACCCGACCCGATGGGCATGGGTGTGGGTGTGATTTTTTACTCATGGGTACGCTCACCCGAGACCCGAAGACGTCATGGGCAACAGACGAGTTTCATTGTTTACCCGTGGATAACCCATGCCCGACccgatacatatgtattagctaattttgactcatttcttaatttttataCCCTTTCTATTGGTTCATTTGTGATGCTAGTTGATactaagttgtgatgtaattcaaattattgttgataaccgataatttggtaaattattgattttatttttctttgttaaATTATATATCTTTCAAGTTATTATTCATATGAGATCCATTGGATACCCGCCGGACATACCCGCGTCTGCCGGGCATGGGTACAGGCACAGAGTTTTGCCTGCTAACTCTATTGGGTAGGGTTTGGACGGGCAATACTAGGCATCTGGTCGGGCATGGTTTTGCTCTACCCGTGCCCGACCCGACCCATTGCCATACCTACTTCATGGTGAAGAACATTAGTAAGAGTATTAGCCTAATCTTGAATTCTTGATGACAGCATATGCATAGTCCATATTTCGTGTTAAAAGGTGGTGTGATGGTAAATCTTGGATACCACTCTGCGCAGAAAACATCTGGATGCATCATAGATTCCTGGAAGCAACGAGTTACCTTTCTCCGTGTGCAATCTGCAATGTAGTGCTACTGCCCACTAGACGGGGAATGTAAAGATTTCATTGAAGTCGAGAAATGCTAGTGCGGCAGGGTTTACGCTCAAAGAATCATGGGCCCCTAGTTCCTTAATTGGGCCTAACCCTCATGGTACTGGACGGCCCACAAGGCCGAAAAATGGTGGCCCAGGGATAACCCCCTGCTGACGTCATGCACACCTGTCAACGCGTGATACCTCCGCAACCGCAACCCCGCACATCCCGAAGGGACCCCGAACCGAACCCCCCCAACCCCCCCAACCCCAGCAGAGCGGAGCTCGTCGACTCGCCGAGTACGCGACCCGCGAGCCAAACCCTACCTTCCACCCCGCGACCTCgatccccccacccccacccctcgGCGGCGATGAGCTCCTCCAacaacggcggtggcggcgacaagAAGCCGGCGTCCGGCGGCCGCGGGGGCCCCACCATCCGCACCCTCGCGGACATCAGCCGCGGCCCGTCCGGCTTCcctgggggcggcggcggcggcggcagcgactccGACGAGCCCCAGGAGTACTAcaccggcggcgagaagagGTATTGATACCCCCGTATATATAACTTTCCTCGGATCAATCTAGTTTCCGCTGCCGATTTGATGGTGATCGCGTCGTGCGTTCGAGCACTGCCGCGCTGGAACCCTTCCCACCGCTCGATTGTTGTTGTTACGACCTAGCTTGATCCTCCGATTAGACAGTCTCGGGAGTGATTCGTTAGTTTTTGGGCTTGTTGAGCGGTTGATCTGTCCATGTTGTGTGGATTAGGTTTGTTTCATTTGGTTCAGGAATTGTGCCGCATACTGGGCGGTTGTTCCGCTGCCCGCAGAATTCTGACTATATTTCCGACCAACTCAGGTGTAATGGTTACGAATTTTAGTTTGGTTTTGCTTTTTGCTACTTGGTAGTGTGGAATATTTTTATGATCGGATAGATTACTTTCATCATTGTACTATTGAAACTAGAGATAAACTTATAGGTTTAGATTAGATTTGTAAAATCCATGAGATGACAAAATATGAGTCATCCACTCAAAAGACAATTCATGCAAATGGTTTCATTTCAGTTATCTCGTGTTTTctgcaaaatatttttttacttgtgTGGTGTTCTTGATCAGTTTGTGGAATGATTGGATCATCCAATCCTAAAATCTTACCCTatcctacatttttttatttggggGAATGTGATACATTTGTGACATGACCATGTCGTCTGCCAATTCACGTACCATGAAGTTTACTAATGAGGAATTGAACATAATAAGCATGCGATAGAACAACTCCTAAAGTCTGGTCTCTTGTCAAACCCAACGCCCATATTATAGTTTGAATGTTTTAGCCTTTTGCACATAGTAACCCCCACGTTCAGCGGTACTTTGCAGCAAACATTGACCATTAATTTGTTGAAATGAAATTTCCGGATTTAATGGTTTGCCAGATCATCCTTTAGTCCTGAACCTGtttattcaaacttccaattctGTCAAGTATTTCTTTGTTCGTCCACCTTGCTGCAACAATGAATTCCTATGGTACTGTTATTTTGTATATGGTGTCCATATAGCTAGCAAAATCGCACAGGATCTTGCTGTTATTTGGTTTGCAATTAATACATGTTGAGTGGGTTAGCTCTTCATTCTTTTTAGTGATACCATGTGGTTTGCAAACAATATATGTTGAGTAGGTTCCATTTTATGTGCTAATGTTAATGCTAGTTTTTTCTCCTCAGtagttctttatttttttaggcTCCATGCTGTTACTACATTTTACCCGTCAGTACTTTTAtgccatataatgtttctagcAGCAACAGACTCTGAtgtactactgctgctgctgtgccaGCTGTGGGATCTGGGAAGCTGCTGTTCAGTTTATCTTGTTGTTGTATAACCCCCTGAGGTGGTTTCAACAGGGGTTGAGATCATTTGGCAACCATTAGGTTCACAATCACTGATGCCAATAGAACATCACAGTTTTGAATTCATTGAACATATTCTTCTAATGCTTCATGGCTCCAGTTGTACTCAGCAAAGTGCTCTGTTTTTAGTGCCTCCCATCATAATGGTTTTCGAGCTTATAACCCgatgccaaaatttgaattttaaaacataattttggagttgatttcgttttttttttgtattttattttatagcatTGGCTTTTGAattgctaagaacacatatgtAAAAGTTTTACCCACAAATTATTATGTATAAAAGTTATGGCTTATATCAGCTGTAGGACAAGCAAGGGAAATAGTGAGAATTTGATGAAGGATTTGACATCACATGGCCTGCTTGTCTAATCTGGTTACTGTCTTTTCTTTTGCTATACCATATATGAGACTCGTTAAAGGACACCTTAAATTTTAATCATGGTTTAACATGAGATGAGCATCTGTTGTGGTCTGATATTCCAACATCTGGAGATTCTGGTGTGCCAGTGCAGGCTTTTGCATAACAACCTAACCTTTGTAGTTCGTAGCCACACCCACCTCCCTTTTTTCTTCATCCACCAAGTCCCATCTAATCATGCATCATGAATAAAACACACCTGAGCTTGTTGACTTTTATATGTTCTGTATAAGTGGATATGGCTACAGAGTTAAGGACCATTGGGGAACAGCAATTTCCCTAATCAGTTATCCGTGACTTAGTAGATGTGCTTTTATGTTTTACTTATTTGCCTTAAgtgacaaatatagtaatatagtTTTGGGTCCACTCTTCTGCTTTTTTGTGCAGGACCTCTTGTGATGATCttatattaatattttattacttatgtatttttatgtatatatatgcagtgGGATGCTTGTTCAGGACCCAACAAGAAGAAACACTGTGGACTCAATCTTCGAACAAGCTAGACAGATGGGTGCTCTCCAAGATCAACCGCCTCCATTTGAGGATCAATCTTCCAGTTCAAGAAGCTTTACAGGGACTGGTCGACTTCTTTCAGGAGAGACAGCACCAGCTGCACCTCCACCGCCTGGGAATGTACTTCACAATATACAATTCTGGAACAATGGATTCACTGTAGATGATGGTCCGCTGAGGGACTATGATGATCCTGCAAATGCTGATTTCATTGAGGTGATTTCTCTTGACTTGTTATTTAGGCCAATTTTACCATACATCAATCCAATGGTGTCAATATGAACTCATTTTGATTCTCTTCCGCCATTAATTTTGCATAACTTTTGATGTTTCAATTTTATTGAGAATTGATATATTGGATTGAGAGACATCCTCTAAAATTACATCAGTTACAAGCTTTACTCTTACCTTCTTGCTTTCATttgcccttctttttttttcccctgaaaAGGAGTAATTACTATAGCTCTATGTCCACCCACCAGATGATTTCATAGGATTGTAGTAAAATGAGTAATGCTCAAGGACTGTCATGATTAACTGACAATTACATAAGTTACTAATCGTTAACGGACACTCTTCTGGACCCAGTTTCTAATTATCAACCAGTGCTACACCTTAGCTCCCAGTTAGTTCTTGGCAAGGCAGGCTGGCAGGGTATGAGCAGCATCTGAAAACTCCTGTTGACCGAGCCAATAAGCTAGAATCCATAATTCCCTAACTCAATACATGATCCAGCCCTGCTCTTGCCAGAACAAAATATGGTTACGTACTTCCTCTATTACTTAGTGCCAagcatgtattatttttttccgcTAATTTTTCCCTTTAAAGATTGTCTTTTGTTTGTGAGATATGTATTTTGTTCTCTTCCCTCTCCAGGACCCAGGTGCTTGACTTCAAATCTttcactccctccgttttatattataagtcattttgacttttttcttagtcaaatttctttaagtttgacaacgtttatagaaaaatttagcaacatttaCAATACAAAATTAGTTTTGTCAAAACTAACTTTTAAGATATTTtagtaatatgtttattttgtgttgggaatgttgctatatttttctataaacttgattaaactttaaaaaagtttgactaggaaaacgGTCAAAACGACATAATATGAAACAGGGGGAGTTAAATTTATCATTGCTCATTGTGTAGACAACCAGTCTTGTGTTTGTTAAATGCGGTGACAGTCCTAGTTACCAACAATCCAACATTTGACTCCTAGTCCTTCATAGAACACATAAAAATGGAGTACACACCAGAATGGTTGACCATTGGGGTAATTGTAACACATTGTGCCTCTTTTTTGCTTTTCAGAGCATCAAGAAGTCCCAGTGCCCCCAGGAGTTGGAGCCAGCTGATAGAAGAACACCTGTTCATGTGAATGTTATCAAACGACTGGAAGACTATCAGGTAAGCCTTTCATTCCTGTATGGCTGTAACTTGACTGTAGTTTTCAGTCCGATATATTAACCTTTGCATATCGCTTTATTCACAGGCTCCTCTAAGGCCTCCATCACCCTTCCAGGGTGTTGGAAGAACCCTTGGTGGTGGATCTTCTGCAGAAGAGAGCCAGGCACCAGCTCCTGCCACTCAAGAACCCCGCAGGTCCGTTGGAATAGTTGTGGACGACTCGCTCCCATTTACATCCATACAGCTAAGGCTGGCCGATGGCACTCGCATGGTTGCCCGTTTCAACATGCACCACACGGTGGGCGACATCAGGTCTTTCATCGACGCCTCTCGGCCTGGGGCTACAAGGCCCTATCAGCTGCAGACTGGTTTCCCGCCGAAGCAGCTGGCTGATCCAGCACAGACCGTCGAGCAAGCTGGTCTGGCGAACTCTGTCATCATTCAGAAGATGTAGGCCTAGGGGCACGTCTCATATGCTATCTTTGAAACAAGAACCCGGTGTCCTTAAATTGTCGATTATCATGCCAGATACTGTACTGGAATACATTCTGCATCGAACCAGACTGCTGGTTTCATCGACAGACAGACGATAACAATAGCCATGTCGGTTTTTAAGTGGCATCAGTGAAGTTCATAATCCTATTAATAGTAATTACCTGAATTGCAACAAACTGTCGTGCCTCAATTTGATCCTGACTAATTGTTGCTTGAAAAGCTGTTAACTGTTCATCGAGATATATCATCAAATCATTCGTGTTCATTTCAACTTCTGACTTGAATAGCCCCTGTTTTTGTCAATGACAGCATTTGTTCCACAAATCCAGTGAAAGGTAAGATCATTTTTGTGCTGTAGTCTGTTTCAAAATTAAGGTATTACGTGGTTGATGGTTGTATCCAAAAGGCAAAAGCTGCTCAAAGCCCAGTCTCCGGGTGGAGGAACACACGATCCTTAGCCTGAAATCACTCCCATGTTCCCGCCGTtctcccacctccgccgccgcctcctcgccgcgatccctaaccctaacctcctcctccgaccgtcgcgctctctctccacctccaccacgccGGCAACCCGCGCCCCCGCCACCCCGGTGGCCGTCCTCTGGGATTTGGCCGCCTCCCGGCCCCCCTCCACCCTCCCCCTCTACGACGCCGCCGTGcggctccacctcgccgccacctccttcgGCCGggtccgcctctccgccgccttcgtccaccccggccaccgcctccctgCCCCGtctccgtccgccgccgcggccgccgtgcACCTCTGCCGCGTCTGCGGCCGCCGCTTCCGCGCCCGCGACACGCTGCTCCGCCACTTCGACGCGATCCACGCCCGCGAGCACGCCAAGCGCCTCGCGCGGATCGACTCCTCCCGCGGCGACCGACGcgtgcgcctcgccgccgcgctctccctCAAGCTCTCCAAGTACGAGAAGGCCGCCCGcgagctcaccgccgccgccgacccctgctcccccgccgacgacctccgcagggcccgcgtcgccgtcgagctctcCCCGACCCCGTCCGTCTCCCTCCTTGAGCGCGCCCACGAGGTGCTCGACGGAGGGTCCGTTCGGTGCCTGATGCTGGTCTCGGCCCGCGACGAGCTCGCTCCTCTGCTGCGCCTCGCGAGGGAGAAGGGCGTCCGGTCCGTGGTCGTCGGCGGGGAGTCCGGGCCGGCGAGGTGGGCTGACGTTGGGTTCAGCTGGGCAGAGGTGATCGCCGGTAAGGCCAGGAAGGCGGCGCCGTCTGTGTCCGGCAAGTGGCGGGACAGGGACGTGCTCAAGAGGCTGGAATGGaggtacgacgacgacgacgaagaggtGGTGTTCGAGGAGGACGGTGACGAGGATGGGATCGATGAGCTGACGAGGAATTCCAAGGGGAAGCCATGGTGGAAGCTGGAATCGGATGGCGAGGACTCCAGTGCTTGCCGTTGAATGGTGAATCGGTGATGTCGCACACAAGGTGTTCGTCCATTTGCTCCCGTGGATCCTTCCATccaacagagggagtactatcaaCCAGGTTGGGGACCTGGTGCTTTGCCTGACCATTTCAAAAGAGTACTCTTACACACGTAACAGTAGTAATTGTACGGAAGATATCTGTTCAGATTATTTGGACTGCCATTCGTTCGCATGAGATGTGCTTTCCAATAGCACCAACTCGTGTTTAactacgtttttttttttcgagaatGCGCAAAAGGCTTACTCATCTTTTGTATTAAGATTTAGAGAAGTTTGAGATTACAACAGCCACCCcttgaaaacagaaaaaaaaaacaataacagGAATCTATCTCTCGCGATATTAATAAACGACCAGGTGGGGCGATCTATTCCGGGAGGAGCCCTGCTCCCTTCCACAGCGCAGCCTCAACAGTTGCGTCTTCAGGTGTTTAACTACGTTATACTACAAGAAAAAGGACAATATGTCATTATTCGTGTGGTTTCAACAAAATACAACTCATTAGAATGCTACTAGACTATTGGTTAAGTCATGGATTGGAATCAATATGCTGAAGCAATGTTCTGAGAAATTTGGGATTATGCCATGGTAAAAAAGGAGTTTCATCCAAATAACATTCTCAAACAGGGGCTTACACATCggaatgtctttttttttttttttgcgcttgtgcctctttcttttcttacaCCATGCAGGAGCCAAACATCGACTATAGGAGAGTTTCGATACGATAGTACAGATCTTCTGCAATACTATcctctaattttaattttaagtaGCTGATATATAAACCTCCCTAGAATCCTAACACCTTATATAATGGAGAGAGTCAGCAGGTCCACATAATCAGTGACCCAAATTAAAGAGCAGTACCATAGTGGTACTCATTGACCTTGTTCGACAGTCACGGTagcactccctccgtcctaaaaaaaaaagacagaccctggtttccgtgtctaacatttgaccgtccgtcttatttgaaaaaattataaaaaaaattaaaaagataagtcacgcataaagtatttatcatgttttatcatctaacaacaatgaaaatacaaattataaaaaaatttcatataaaacggacaATCAAACGTTGACACAAAAACCtatggtttatcttttttttttggacggagggagtagcagcgTGCTGCAGTACCACAATGATGTGGACGGATTTTGAGCGAAAAGTTGCTGACCAAGTGGCCAGCACCTGCATGAATGCCATGGGTACACGCATGGGCATGGCTGCTGCATTTTACTTGAAGCTTCTTTGTAATCACTCCCTTCTCCCTGGGCTAGGTTGGCTAAATGACTGGCGTTGATGCTGGTGTGGCTATTCCCGCTACCGTCGCCGGAGGCGAAATAGAAAAAGAGGCCACAAaaggtactacctccgtctcatgATATAGCATTCTAAAACTGGGTGGGacatgacggagggagtatgaattTCCTTCAAAAGAGGGCAAGCGTTCTGACGTGTAGCCTCGGTTTAAGAATGCCATTtcagcaaaaataaataaataaataaattacggAACGACATTTGGGCGACGAAGCCTGTTTTCTAGGAGGGCATAAAATCGCATATCTCTTTGATCCTCAGCTGCACCGAATGGATGCCCAGCCAGTGCACTGCACCCGTTCGTCAGAAGTTCAGTGCTCCAGTGCACTCGAGCCCCAGCTCCAGCTCGATCGGCGGATTCCCCCAATAAGCCCCGGTCCAGGCGTCCAGCCGCGCGTCAGTCTGCGTGCCGCGGGAGGCGAAGCAAAGCACGACGATGCCTGCTGCTGCGCAAGCTGCAATCCTGCAACACTGCAATGCTAACCTGAAACTCTGATCCCCACTTCATAGTtaaggagaggaggcggctgtaCGAGTAGTTGGCCAGTATACTTCAGGTTCGTTTTCTTTAGCACTCAGCTCATCCAAGTGATGCACAGTGAGCAAGCTGTTTCCCGTGTGCAAAACTAATCACTAATCACACGCGTGCAACAATCAATTTGCTAGCTAGTAGAGCGGATTGTCCGTTTCCCTGCAATTAAACGCTGAAAACGCCACCGGCTGGGCTCATCGTCGTCACCGTCGGTGAGGAACAAATTAAAACGCACGATTTGCGTAACGAGTACTGCTATACGTATGACCCAGTTATATAACCCGTACACAACTAGAGACATGTAACCATATATCAACTAAAAGGAGAACATGTTCATATCAGTGTTTGGTATTTCGTTCGAAATTTcgaaaatttccaaaattttggtcCCCACCGGCAAGCACAAATCTCCCcgaaatttttggtttttttaatcaaatatttataaatttggtcaaattcagtcaaaataggttaaaaattcaaaaatatctGTAAAAAAATACTGAATTTTTTGTTCTTTCGGCCCCCACGGGCAAAAACCAGGGTTTCGAAATTGCAAACCCTGGTTCATATGCACTACGGCCGTTTACAACTATTTATTAAATTCAGTTGCACGAGAGTCGAACAGTTGAGACATGTACATAACAATCTCCTTACATAATCAATCACTTCATTTATTACGTATAAGTATAACTCTGTAGGAAACGTGATCGGGTACGTATTCGTACCAACTTGCAGCCGTGCAGTCG
This window of the Oryza sativa Japonica Group chromosome 4, ASM3414082v1 genome carries:
- the LOC9271316 gene encoding protein NRT1/ PTR FAMILY 6.4 gives rise to the protein MVSAGVHGGDDGVVVDFRGNPVDKDRTGGWLGAGLILGTELAERVCVVGISMNLVTYLVGDLHLSNARSANIVTNFLGTLNLLALLGGFLADAVLGRYLTVAVSATIAAIGVSLLAASTVVPGMRPPPCGDAVAAAAAAESGGCVAASGGQMAMLYAALYTAAAGAGGLKANVSGFGSDQFDGRDRREGKAMLFFFNRFYFCISLGSVLAVTALVYVQEDVGRGWGYGASAAAMVAAVAVFAAGTPRYRYRRPQGSPLTAIGRVLWAAWRKRRMPFPADAGELHGFHKAKVPHTNRLRCLDKAAIVEADLAAATPPEQPVAALTVTEVEEAKMVVKLLPIWSTSILFWTVYSQMTTFSVEQASHMDRRAGGFAVPAGSFSVFLFLSILLFTSASERLLVPLARRLMITRRPQGLTSLQRVGAGLVLATLAMAVSALVEKKRRDASGGAGGGGVAMISAFWLVPQFFLVGAGEAFAYVGQLEFFIREAPERMKSMSTGLFLATLAMGFFLSSLLVSAVDAATRGAWIRDGLDDGRLDLFYWMLAALGVANFAAFLVFASRHQYRPAILPAADSPPDDEGAVREAATTVKGMDF
- the LOC4336084 gene encoding uncharacterized protein, with the translated sequence MFPPFSHLRRRLLAAIPNPNLLLRPSRSLSTSTTPATRAPATPVAVLWDLAASRPPSTLPLYDAAVRLHLAATSFGRVRLSAAFVHPGHRLPAPSPSAAAAAVHLCRVCGRRFRARDTLLRHFDAIHAREHAKRLARIDSSRGDRRVRLAAALSLKLSKYEKAARELTAAADPCSPADDLRRARVAVELSPTPSVSLLERAHEVLDGGSVRCLMLVSARDELAPLLRLAREKGVRSVVVGGESGPARWADVGFSWAEVIAGKARKAAPSVSGKWRDRDVLKRLEWRYDDDDEEVVFEEDGDEDGIDELTRNSKGKPWWKLESDGEDSSACR
- the LOC4336083 gene encoding plant UBX domain-containing protein 4; this encodes MSSSNNGGGGDKKPASGGRGGPTIRTLADISRGPSGFPGGGGGGGSDSDEPQEYYTGGEKSGMLVQDPTRRNTVDSIFEQARQMGALQDQPPPFEDQSSSSRSFTGTGRLLSGETAPAAPPPPGNVLHNIQFWNNGFTVDDGPLRDYDDPANADFIESIKKSQCPQELEPADRRTPVHVNVIKRLEDYQAPLRPPSPFQGVGRTLGGGSSAEESQAPAPATQEPRRSVGIVVDDSLPFTSIQLRLADGTRMVARFNMHHTVGDIRSFIDASRPGATRPYQLQTGFPPKQLADPAQTVEQAGLANSVIIQKM